In the Acetobacterium sp. KB-1 genome, AAGAACGGGAAAACAGCCAATAAAAAGATAAAAAATTCTGAGGTTAAAGGTTATCGTTTAATGTGATAAAGAACAGATTAGTCAATTTTAGTGCTAATATAAATTTGTTTAATGAGATGTTTAGTGAAATGATCACAGAAATCATAATAAAAGACTCAGATTTTTAATCCTCCAAGTCTTTTGTATTTTTATCACTTTAAAATACTATTTTAATTTTTCGACCATTTCCAGAACTTCCCAAAGGGATTTGCCGGATTCCCGGGCGATTTTCTTGACATCCTCATATTCCGGAGTAGCCCGGGTAATATCGCCCTGTTGGGATATTTTGATGGTGACCTCACCTAAAGGGGTAGTAATTTTTTTAAAATGCCGGTGCATGCAGGTGCGTTCCACCGGATATTTGCGAATGCCGATGGTGGAAGTTTCTTTTAAAACAATGGATTCAATTAGTTCAAGCTTAGCTTCAACACACAAAACCGTTAAATGGATGCCCGGACGGTTTTTTTTCATATAAACGGGTGTGTAGAAGGCATCCAGGGCACCGCTTTGCAGTAATACCTCCAGCACATAGCCGGCCATTTCACCGGTCATATCATCCACATTGGTTTCCACCACCATGATGGTATTAGATTCGGATTTGCGGCCCTGAATAATTCGCAGTGCATTTAAAATACCAAAATCCTTGCCGCCAAAGCCATATCCAGTTTTTTCCGGAATAAAACTGGGTGTTGTGGGGGAATAGGTGGCCAGTTCAGCCAGAATGGCAACCCCGGTGGGGGTTGCTGATTCGCCATCAATGGCTTTGGAGTACATTTCAAAATTAGACTCACAGAGAATTTCGGCAGTGGCCGGAGCAGGCACCGGTAGTAGTCCATGGGCACAGCGCACCCAGCCGCTACCAACATTTATTCTGGAACCATAAACCAGATCCGGTTTCAGAGCATGGTAACAGATAGCAGCACCAACGATATCAACAATCGAATCCAGAGCACCGACTTCATGAAAATGAACCCGTTCAACCGGAACACAGTGAACCTTGCCTTCAGCCACCGCCACCCGCATAAAAATGGCCAAAGCAGTATTTTTTACCTCATCCGAAAGGGTTGAATTTTCGATGATTTCTTTAATATCGTTAAAGTGTCGATGATGGTGATGATCAGCTTCTAATACCACATGACAGCGGGTCCCGGAGATTCCTTTTTTCATGGTTGATTCGGCTTCGATGCGAAACCCGCTAAGATTGAGCTTTTTCAGCTCGGCGTAAAGGTAAGCCGGATCAATACCCAAATCAATAAAAGCACCCAAAACCATATCGCCACTAATACCAGAAAAACAATCGAAAAATAAAACCTTCATGGACAATTCTCCTTCTTCGGGCCACGCCCTGATGAAATACTATTTAATTTATAGTTTGTTAATTTTTGATGCCATACAGGCAGCCCCAAAACCATTGTCAATATTGACAACCCCAATGCCGCTGGCGCAGGAGGTCAGCATCCCCAGCAAAGCGGAGATGCCGCCAAAGCTGGCGCCGTAACCGATACTGGTGGGAACGGCGACGATGGGCTTATCGGTGAGCCCACCCACCACTGAGGCCAGCGCTCCTTCCATGCCGGCAACCACAATAATTACTTTGGCATGATTGATAATCGGGACGTTGCCAAGAAGTCGATGGATGCCGGCCACCCCGACATCATAAAGTCTTTTAACCTGATTACCCATAACCATGGCAGTAACAGCGGCTTCTTCAGCGACCGGGATGTCAGAGGTTCCGGCAGTAACCACGAGAATATAATCATCAGTGGTTTTATATTCTTCCCGTTTGACAACAACCGAACGGGCTTCCTCGTAATAAATGGCATCAGGGGTAATGGATTTAATCGTATCAAAGACATCCCGTTCAGCCCGTGAAGCCAGAATATTTCCGGTGGATCGTGCCAGCATGTTTTCAACAATCCCTTTTATCTGGTTGAGTGTTTTACCGGGACTATAAATCACCTCGGGATAACCGTTTCGCAGTTCCCGATGATGGTCTACTTTGGCATAGGAAAGATCTTCATAGGGTAGGGTTTTAAGCAGCTCCAGTGCTGCAGGTACTTCGCATTGCTGGTTCTTGACGTCTTCTAATAGTTTTGTTAATTGATCTACATTCATAATTGTCTCCATGACTGCTGATGCGTCAGCATATATTAAAATTACTAAAGGGCTTTGAGATAATCGGTCATTTCTTTGAGCGTCAGGTGATTTCTAATCTGATCGGTGTTCATTTTAAGAGCATAGGCCTTTTCAAGCTGCTGAATCAGGTCAATAAGACCCAGAGAGTCGCCACCAAGATCATAGACAAAATGACTACTGAGTCCAATCAGAGCAGGCGAAATTTTTAGAATTCCGGCCCAGTAGTTGGCCATCTCTTGATAGGCGCCTTTTAGGGTTGATTCAGATATGTTGCCTAACGGGATGGCCTGATCATAATCTTGGTAGTCGCCGTTTTCCCAGGCAATGGTTAGGGCCAGTCGGTTAATTTTGCCCGAGGTGGTTTTGGGAATTTCATCAATTATTATACCCCAGGAGGTGGGAATCTGCCAAGTGGCTGAAATGGCCTGGCCGGCAAGGGTTAGGGTTTGCGGATCTTTAGAATCACTAAAGAGAATCAGACAGTTTTTTTGAGTGATTCGATCTTTTCCCTGGACAACAATCAGGTTGATAGTGTCAGACAAGGCCTGTTTACCGGTTTTTTCTAAATCTGAGACCAGATAATTCTCGCCGTTAACGATAATAATATCCTTATAGCGACCAAAAATATTTAGCCAGTCGTTTCTAAAAAAGCCCAGATCGCCAGTGTTAAACCAGCCGTTTTCATCTAGTCCGGTGGGCGCATTTTTGTCTTTTGAATAGTAGCGCTGCATCACATTGGTGCCCCGAATATGGATCAGGCCCAGATATTCCGGTTCCAAAACATTACCGTCAAGATCTTTGATAACTACTTCGTTGCATGCATCTAAGACACCCACCGACATGCGGCCGAGGGTATCATCATCAGGATCACAGAAGAATAGTTTTTCACCAATACTGATGCCGCTGCCCAAAAAATAATCCATTCGGAAAGAGGAACCATAAGGGGTGTAGGCAACACCCATGGTTGTTTCGCTAAGACCGTAGGCTGGCTTCAAGGTATCTTTGGTCCAACCCATCGAGGCTGTTTGAGCCTCAAAAGCCGTTAGTGAGAGCGGATTGACGTCCTCACCGCC is a window encoding:
- the larC gene encoding nickel pincer cofactor biosynthesis protein LarC; the protein is MKVLFFDCFSGISGDMVLGAFIDLGIDPAYLYAELKKLNLSGFRIEAESTMKKGISGTRCHVVLEADHHHHRHFNDIKEIIENSTLSDEVKNTALAIFMRVAVAEGKVHCVPVERVHFHEVGALDSIVDIVGAAICYHALKPDLVYGSRINVGSGWVRCAHGLLPVPAPATAEILCESNFEMYSKAIDGESATPTGVAILAELATYSPTTPSFIPEKTGYGFGGKDFGILNALRIIQGRKSESNTIMVVETNVDDMTGEMAGYVLEVLLQSGALDAFYTPVYMKKNRPGIHLTVLCVEAKLELIESIVLKETSTIGIRKYPVERTCMHRHFKKITTPLGEVTIKISQQGDITRATPEYEDVKKIARESGKSLWEVLEMVEKLK
- the larB gene encoding nickel pincer cofactor biosynthesis protein LarB, which gives rise to MNVDQLTKLLEDVKNQQCEVPAALELLKTLPYEDLSYAKVDHHRELRNGYPEVIYSPGKTLNQIKGIVENMLARSTGNILASRAERDVFDTIKSITPDAIYYEEARSVVVKREEYKTTDDYILVVTAGTSDIPVAEEAAVTAMVMGNQVKRLYDVGVAGIHRLLGNVPIINHAKVIIVVAGMEGALASVVGGLTDKPIVAVPTSIGYGASFGGISALLGMLTSCASGIGVVNIDNGFGAACMASKINKL
- a CDS encoding non-ribosomal peptide synthetase, with amino-acid sequence MNIQEAFKKLKTSNVTITYLEADGQEFTQTYATLFENAIKVLGGYQSCGLKKGSLLVFQLTSIQAQITCFWAAILGGMVPSILPIAQDEKSRTYLKSVLTVLDNPVIISDLEGITTLFENNLVMFRTLVESPPGTIASVIDTDPGMIQFTSGTSSDPKGAVLTTKNLLEGGIASSIIVRKNVQERYLSWLPLSHCFGFVGYHLVPIVNNFPQYLMSPMQFVKSPNRWLEKLAQFSATVTGAALFGIELLLKVGIKQQRAVDLSTVYICFCGGEDVNPLSLTAFEAQTASMGWTKDTLKPAYGLSETTMGVAYTPYGSSFRMDYFLGSGISIGEKLFFCDPDDDTLGRMSVGVLDACNEVVIKDLDGNVLEPEYLGLIHIRGTNVMQRYYSKDKNAPTGLDENGWFNTGDLGFFRNDWLNIFGRYKDIIIVNGENYLVSDLEKTGKQALSDTINLIVVQGKDRITQKNCLILFSDSKDPQTLTLAGQAISATWQIPTSWGIIIDEIPKTTSGKINRLALTIAWENGDYQDYDQAIPLGNISESTLKGAYQEMANYWAGILKISPALIGLSSHFVYDLGGDSLGLIDLIQQLEKAYALKMNTDQIRNHLTLKEMTDYLKAL